The following are from one region of the Brienomyrus brachyistius isolate T26 chromosome 13, BBRACH_0.4, whole genome shotgun sequence genome:
- the LOC125706547 gene encoding small VCP/p97-interacting protein has translation MGMCLPCLGGAADDVVETPDPETRRRQLAEAAEKRQKETSNRGIKNPESVERKKKKQEEMEKQEMMTSPSGGGGLKWQVG, from the exons ATGGGGATGTGCCTTCCCTGCCTGGGCGGAGCCGCAGATGACGTGGTGGAGACGCCAGACCCT GAGACGCGACGGAGGCAGTTAGCAGAAGCAGCTGAGAAGCGGCAGAAGGAG ACGTCCAACCGAGGAATTAAAAACCCAGAGTCGGTtgagaggaagaagaagaaacaggaggagatggagaaacaggaaatgatgacatcaccctcggggggcggggggctgaaG TGGCAGGTGGGCTAA